One region of Pyramidobacter sp. YE332 genomic DNA includes:
- a CDS encoding ABC transporter ATP-binding protein, with protein MLTVEGLRVRYDGQSHEAVSGVSFDVPRGAFVGLVGESGSGKTSIVMTALGLLPAGSVAAGSVFFAGRNLLALDEESLRRLRWKKIALVPQGAQNSFTPVKTIGAHIEEVLRVHLRLRGEAAKARAAALLAEAELDAAVARRYPHELSGGQKQRAAIALALACEPSLLLADEPTTALDVITQAGILGLLRRLQREKRLTVLLVTHDLPMAASVCSQLFVMKDGRLVERGAPEDLLTAPRHPYTRRLVRAIL; from the coding sequence ATGCTCACCGTTGAAGGGCTCCGCGTCCGTTACGACGGTCAGTCTCATGAGGCGGTTTCGGGGGTGTCGTTCGACGTGCCGCGGGGAGCTTTCGTCGGCCTTGTCGGAGAGTCGGGCAGCGGCAAGACCAGTATCGTCATGACGGCGCTGGGGCTTTTGCCTGCGGGCAGCGTCGCGGCCGGTTCCGTCTTCTTCGCCGGGCGGAACCTGCTGGCGCTCGACGAGGAATCGCTGCGCCGCCTGCGCTGGAAAAAGATCGCGCTGGTGCCGCAGGGCGCGCAGAATTCCTTTACGCCCGTCAAAACGATCGGGGCCCACATCGAGGAAGTCCTGCGCGTTCATCTGCGCCTGCGCGGCGAGGCGGCCAAGGCGCGCGCCGCCGCGCTGCTGGCGGAAGCCGAACTGGACGCCGCCGTCGCCCGCCGTTATCCTCACGAACTGTCCGGCGGCCAGAAACAGCGCGCCGCCATCGCCCTGGCGCTGGCCTGCGAACCGTCGCTGCTGCTGGCCGACGAACCGACCACGGCGCTTGACGTGATCACCCAGGCCGGCATTCTCGGATTGCTGCGCCGGCTGCAGCGGGAAAAGCGGCTGACCGTGCTGCTTGTGACCCACGACCTGCCCATGGCCGCGTCCGTCTGTTCGCAGCTTTTCGTGATGAAAGACGGCCGGCTGGTCGAGCGCGGCGCGCCGGAGGATCTGTTGACGGCGCCCCGTCATCCCTACACGCGCCGGCTCGTTCGCGCGATACTTTGA